One stretch of Sporocytophaga myxococcoides DSM 11118 DNA includes these proteins:
- a CDS encoding sterol desaturase family protein codes for MDRFFYGWYISVLETIKDYLLFGGTSFLVFYILFKGFFYSRKIQKKYPKFDDYKRDIFYSFLSMTILGLSGSLVFFVFNEYTLVYYNISDYGIIYYIISIPLIIFLHDTYFYWTHRFMHLPSVFKVFHSIHHRAYNPSPWSAYAFNPLESIVEAAIVPIVAFLIPVHIHVFLFFFLFQIFFNVYGHLGFELYPKGFNRTLIGKWLNTSVGHNMHHKYFKNNYGLYFLFWDRWMNTLDYRYDDHFDAISNPIKEETKALID; via the coding sequence ATGGACAGGTTTTTCTATGGATGGTACATTTCTGTACTTGAAACTATTAAAGATTATCTCTTATTTGGTGGCACTTCGTTTTTAGTATTTTATATTTTGTTTAAAGGATTTTTTTATTCAAGAAAGATTCAAAAAAAATATCCAAAATTTGATGATTATAAAAGAGATATATTTTATTCCTTTCTTTCAATGACCATATTGGGACTTAGTGGTTCGCTAGTATTTTTCGTTTTCAATGAGTATACTTTAGTCTATTATAATATTTCAGATTACGGTATTATATACTACATAATTTCAATTCCTCTGATTATTTTTTTACACGATACATATTTTTACTGGACACATAGATTTATGCATTTACCTTCTGTATTTAAGGTCTTTCATAGTATTCATCACAGGGCATACAACCCAAGTCCCTGGTCTGCTTATGCCTTTAATCCTTTAGAGTCGATTGTTGAAGCTGCAATTGTACCTATTGTAGCTTTCTTAATTCCGGTTCATATTCACGTATTCTTGTTTTTTTTCTTATTTCAGATTTTTTTTAATGTTTATGGGCATTTGGGATTTGAATTATACCCTAAGGGTTTTAATAGGACTCTAATTGGGAAATGGCTTAACACTTCTGTTGGGCATAACATGCATCACAAGTATTTTAAAAATAATTACGGCCTGTATTTTTTATTTTGGGATAGATGGATGAATACTTTGGATTATCGGTATGATGATCATTTTGATGCTATTTCTAATCCGATAAAAGAGGAAACGAAAGCATTGATTGATTGA
- a CDS encoding SDR family oxidoreductase, whose product MLYQDRDYILTGATGILGSHVLYELLRMRKEKLLSGKIILLSRSVKSLNVSERIEKLFDDDLIPDYIKAYDKKELLSMIHIIDADLKTPGLFSESLKCLTQKAVFIHLASIVDLGTKKSTREKIYENNYLPTINLLTELQDIIDRFIFVSTAFASGEREGVINDEFLGLDFNKRKFRNHYERIKLETEHEVSKICIEKKISYQILRPSIICGRLMDAPYFVMPKFLTFYLVGGFFYSMKNRSNGNMEMIRISANNSSVLNIVPVDYAAKAIVRAMEREDIIELNIVSNCGVTIAEIGSIIFNCLDFEDYMIVKKEPEEKNQLEQLYYKIVGEQFNRYIHSGKTEFATNLLESVMSDYKSPDVRENLGSLFEYAFQRKFIDSL is encoded by the coding sequence ATGTTATACCAGGATCGCGATTACATTTTGACTGGTGCTACCGGTATTTTAGGTAGTCATGTCCTTTATGAATTGCTAAGAATGCGTAAAGAAAAATTACTCAGTGGGAAAATTATTTTACTGTCAAGATCGGTTAAATCTCTGAATGTATCAGAAAGAATTGAAAAGCTCTTTGATGATGATCTCATTCCGGATTATATAAAGGCATATGATAAGAAGGAGTTGCTAAGCATGATACATATCATCGATGCTGATCTCAAAACTCCTGGATTATTCTCAGAAAGCCTCAAATGTCTAACCCAGAAAGCAGTATTCATACATCTCGCAAGTATTGTGGATTTGGGAACAAAAAAATCAACCAGAGAAAAGATATATGAGAATAACTATCTTCCTACAATTAACCTTCTCACAGAACTTCAAGATATAATAGATAGGTTTATTTTTGTAAGTACAGCTTTTGCTTCAGGAGAAAGAGAGGGGGTCATTAATGATGAATTTTTAGGGCTAGATTTCAATAAAAGAAAATTCAGAAATCATTATGAGAGAATAAAACTGGAGACAGAACATGAAGTGAGTAAAATTTGTATTGAGAAAAAAATCAGTTATCAGATTCTTAGACCCAGCATAATATGTGGCAGATTAATGGATGCTCCTTATTTCGTAATGCCTAAGTTTTTAACCTTTTATTTAGTTGGTGGATTTTTTTATTCTATGAAAAATAGAAGTAATGGAAATATGGAAATGATAAGAATTTCAGCCAACAATTCCTCTGTATTAAATATAGTTCCTGTTGATTATGCAGCGAAGGCAATTGTGAGGGCTATGGAAAGAGAAGATATAATTGAATTGAATATCGTTAGCAATTGTGGAGTTACTATTGCCGAAATCGGATCGATCATATTTAACTGTCTCGACTTTGAAGATTATATGATTGTAAAGAAAGAACCGGAGGAGAAGAATCAGTTAGAGCAACTGTATTATAAAATAGTTGGGGAGCAGTTTAACAGATATATTCATAGCGGAAAGACTGAGTTTGCAACAAATCTGTTGGAATCTGTTATGAGTGATTATAAATCACCGGATGTAAGGGAAAACTTAGGAAGTTTGTTTGAATATGCTTTTCAAAGAAAATTCATTGATTCCTTATAA
- a CDS encoding glycosyltransferase, producing the protein MRKKILNDAFKTEPSVSILIAAKDEGNVIGDTLRSLCLIDYPNDRFNIVVIDDASSDNTCLEVEDLGKVFSNIVLERNISSRGKAWSINSVLPRLNSEFIIILDADHLVDGDIIRNMLKCFENEEISCVQAASLVRNGSVNLLTKMLELEYIFRCKSIYPGKSIGIFVGSGGMFRRKDLIDLGGFNTEMLTEDVELSYRIYKSGKHIVYNYDITTYELATPDFKNFYNQRYRWMRGLWNAMIRHLFYKDSHLLDFRKKIQFIQFTLDGFVVFCYCLLQIYFFLGLIGLISFKMLWPILSLSLNCIFTFGVGFWRVRKWSNFNYLILFSFYMIAHTYPFMMALIDSYLLKKPEVWIKTDRSVIVK; encoded by the coding sequence ATGAGAAAAAAGATCTTAAATGATGCATTTAAAACTGAGCCCTCTGTCTCCATCTTAATAGCTGCAAAGGATGAAGGCAACGTGATAGGAGATACGTTGAGATCATTATGTCTTATAGATTATCCTAATGACAGATTTAATATTGTTGTCATAGATGATGCATCTTCAGATAATACCTGTCTTGAGGTTGAAGATTTAGGAAAAGTATTTTCAAATATAGTGTTGGAAAGGAATATTAGTTCCAGAGGTAAAGCCTGGTCTATCAATTCTGTTCTTCCAAGATTAAATAGCGAGTTTATAATAATATTAGATGCAGATCATTTGGTTGATGGGGATATTATTCGAAATATGCTTAAATGTTTTGAGAATGAAGAAATATCCTGCGTGCAGGCTGCCAGTCTGGTAAGAAATGGTAGTGTCAATCTTTTAACTAAAATGTTGGAGTTGGAATATATTTTCAGATGTAAAAGCATATATCCCGGAAAATCAATAGGCATCTTTGTAGGTTCGGGAGGAATGTTCAGAAGAAAAGATCTTATTGATTTGGGTGGGTTTAATACAGAAATGCTTACAGAAGATGTAGAATTATCTTATCGCATTTATAAAAGCGGAAAGCATATAGTATACAATTATGATATTACTACATACGAGTTGGCAACTCCTGATTTTAAAAACTTCTACAATCAACGGTATAGATGGATGAGGGGATTATGGAATGCAATGATTAGACACCTTTTTTATAAAGACAGCCATTTGTTGGACTTCAGGAAAAAGATACAGTTCATTCAGTTTACGCTTGATGGCTTTGTTGTATTTTGTTATTGTTTATTACAGATATATTTCTTTCTTGGATTGATTGGGTTAATATCATTTAAGATGCTATGGCCGATACTTAGTCTGTCATTGAATTGCATTTTTACATTTGGCGTGGGGTTTTGGAGAGTCAGGAAATGGTCCAACTTTAACTATCTTATTCTTTTCTCCTTTTATATGATTGCTCATACCTATCCGTTTATGATGGCTTTAATTGATAGCTACCTTCTTAAAAAGCCAGAAGTGTGGATCAAAACTGATAGGTCTGTAATTGTAAAGTAA
- a CDS encoding glycosyltransferase family 2 protein, whose translation MKIAYLASDIKPNASWIKGLKADYIKWEELVEIYSHNRCYDLIIADIYPDCCFYIEELCRIKNLYPDLILVLIIKKSFTITDLWIRVLSKADFIFGNSYRLSKRIELQSGFKVTEFFIPEDISSEDRFIKSSRSDKLLIVTRKSYSLLDFIKEIGIVAGLVALAIYKLRIIDFQNSAKAYKEIESSKIVYLPESLDDEGTLVKCCSNAGAIVISTIDYNPAKICYPYTVFHKKHKRQGLLFLWIFTSKTFSDFFRENAKCSNINLSIENRAYNFWEKLRYKISIPEFEYRNSLMSQIHYYSGDGNMQWRDDECGLVCLLRNGSEYIETFLMHYRQMGIAHFIFIDNGSDDDTLDLLRGEKDVTIYQTSLPHKFYENDIRRLVIEKHSKNRWCLNVDIDELFDYPDSDKISLKELLRYLSVNQYTSMAGYMLDMFNKEVIFNNIEKINLKESYRFYDISNIEKKDYYAPDVIAYCNYNRLSSNDIKCYFGGIRKTLFASNIAGHYLLTKHPLIYLDGELEPVTNPHYCNKSKVADVSCVLYHYKFTPSFKDKVLESRKTNRYIKFAQRQYDQYFKKIANGNSLIIDTAGTKELFSVNDLVMNGFLQVSPTFINYVKAVCHKQQLIP comes from the coding sequence ATGAAGATTGCTTATTTAGCATCAGATATAAAGCCGAATGCGAGCTGGATAAAGGGACTAAAGGCTGATTATATTAAATGGGAAGAGTTAGTTGAAATCTATTCTCATAATCGATGCTATGATTTAATAATAGCAGATATCTATCCGGATTGTTGTTTTTATATTGAAGAGTTATGCAGGATTAAAAATCTTTATCCTGATTTAATATTGGTTTTAATTATCAAGAAATCCTTTACTATTACAGATTTATGGATACGTGTCCTTTCAAAGGCTGATTTTATTTTCGGGAATTCATATAGATTGAGTAAAAGGATTGAATTACAATCAGGATTTAAAGTTACAGAATTTTTTATTCCTGAGGATATAAGCTCCGAGGATAGGTTTATAAAATCCAGCAGATCTGATAAATTACTTATAGTTACTCGGAAGTCCTATTCACTTTTGGACTTTATTAAAGAAATAGGAATCGTAGCCGGTTTAGTTGCTTTAGCAATTTATAAACTAAGAATAATTGATTTTCAAAATTCTGCCAAGGCTTACAAAGAAATAGAATCAAGTAAAATTGTTTATTTGCCGGAATCTTTAGATGATGAGGGTACATTAGTGAAATGCTGCAGTAATGCAGGTGCTATAGTGATTTCTACAATTGACTATAATCCTGCTAAGATCTGTTATCCATATACTGTATTTCATAAAAAGCATAAAAGACAGGGACTATTGTTTTTATGGATTTTTACATCAAAGACTTTTTCGGACTTCTTTAGAGAGAATGCTAAGTGTAGTAATATTAATCTGAGCATTGAAAACAGGGCATATAACTTTTGGGAAAAATTAAGATATAAAATTTCAATTCCTGAATTTGAATACAGGAACTCATTGATGAGTCAAATTCATTATTATTCCGGAGATGGAAATATGCAATGGCGTGATGATGAATGTGGATTAGTTTGTCTTTTAAGAAATGGTTCTGAGTATATAGAAACCTTTTTAATGCATTATCGACAAATGGGCATAGCTCATTTTATTTTCATTGATAATGGATCTGATGATGATACATTGGATCTTTTGAGAGGTGAAAAAGATGTTACGATTTATCAAACTTCATTGCCTCATAAATTTTATGAAAATGATATCAGAAGATTAGTTATTGAAAAGCATAGCAAAAACAGATGGTGCCTGAATGTGGATATTGATGAATTATTTGATTATCCTGATTCTGATAAAATTTCCTTAAAAGAATTACTGAGGTATTTATCTGTAAACCAGTACACTTCTATGGCTGGTTATATGCTTGATATGTTTAATAAAGAAGTTATTTTTAATAATATAGAAAAAATAAATCTGAAAGAATCATACAGGTTTTATGATATTTCAAATATAGAAAAGAAAGATTACTATGCTCCTGATGTGATTGCATACTGCAATTATAATAGGTTGTCTTCGAATGATATTAAATGCTATTTTGGAGGCATACGAAAGACTCTTTTCGCCAGCAATATTGCCGGGCATTACTTGCTCACCAAACACCCACTTATATACCTTGATGGCGAGCTTGAACCTGTTACAAATCCTCACTATTGTAATAAATCTAAAGTGGCTGATGTGTCTTGTGTATTGTACCATTATAAATTTACTCCTTCTTTTAAGGATAAAGTACTTGAAAGCCGGAAAACAAATAGATACATCAAGTTTGCTCAACGACAGTACGATCAGTATTTTAAGAAAATTGCAAATGGTAACTCTTTAATTATAGATACAGCAGGTACTAAAGAATTATTTAGTGTTAATGATCTTGTAATGAATGGATTTTTGCAAGTGTCTCCCACATTTATAAATTATGTAAAAGCTGTCTGTCATAAACAGCAATTGATTCCTTAG
- a CDS encoding glycosyltransferase family 4 protein has translation MKVLFVTFEFGEHVLGGLGRVINGLTQELRHHLVVDVYHIYFDPKIMSISAKVYRCDKNNYGKLVAKFPIRYSTSLIRQVKHERYDLIQFFSIHWIIGNIINNVNKELPDVKIVYSIHSLIKYEKGIRLNPDSFFKCEQKLIESASSIHVLNKTSFDYLKSSYGKICVQKPVTIIPNGVNSDDFYDDNAQFRKKIKGKLKDQVFVVSCMSRWAHGKGLEYFIEAAEILLKKGRRVQFILGGRKWISWEMKWYSYMWKIDKAAKRINDDIIILDWLNSAQRNTLFSLSDVFIMPSELEYFPYSILEPAAAGVPIISSDIPCVREMLADKECLYFQPGNSSELAEKIELLMDNTDLGWKFAERAKKRVVRECDWKNIANQYVDMYQLVTDSTDKQVVKLV, from the coding sequence ATGAAAGTACTTTTTGTAACATTTGAATTTGGAGAACATGTTCTTGGTGGTCTTGGAAGAGTCATTAATGGCTTAACCCAAGAGCTTCGCCATCATTTGGTAGTTGATGTTTATCATATTTATTTTGACCCCAAAATCATGTCTATATCAGCGAAAGTATATAGATGCGATAAAAATAACTATGGAAAGTTGGTTGCAAAATTTCCAATCAGATATTCAACAAGTCTTATAAGGCAGGTGAAGCACGAAAGATATGATCTCATTCAATTTTTTAGTATTCACTGGATAATTGGGAATATTATTAATAATGTGAATAAAGAATTACCAGACGTGAAGATAGTATATAGCATTCACAGTCTTATAAAATATGAAAAAGGAATACGACTTAATCCTGATTCTTTTTTTAAATGTGAGCAAAAATTGATTGAATCAGCTAGTTCTATTCATGTTTTAAATAAAACGTCTTTTGATTATCTGAAATCTTCATATGGTAAGATTTGTGTGCAGAAACCAGTTACGATTATTCCTAATGGAGTGAACTCTGATGATTTTTATGATGACAATGCTCAATTTAGAAAGAAGATAAAGGGGAAATTGAAAGATCAGGTATTTGTAGTCTCCTGCATGTCTCGTTGGGCACATGGAAAAGGTCTTGAATACTTTATAGAAGCTGCTGAAATTTTACTGAAAAAAGGAAGACGAGTGCAGTTTATTCTTGGAGGTAGGAAGTGGATTAGCTGGGAAATGAAGTGGTATAGTTACATGTGGAAGATTGATAAAGCTGCTAAACGGATTAATGATGACATTATAATTTTAGATTGGCTCAATTCAGCTCAAAGAAATACTTTATTCAGCCTGAGCGATGTTTTTATAATGCCAAGCGAACTTGAGTATTTCCCTTATTCAATTTTGGAACCAGCAGCGGCAGGAGTTCCGATTATATCTTCTGATATTCCTTGTGTCAGAGAAATGCTTGCTGATAAAGAATGTCTTTATTTTCAACCTGGGAATAGTAGCGAACTTGCCGAGAAAATTGAATTGTTAATGGATAATACAGATTTAGGTTGGAAGTTTGCAGAAAGAGCTAAAAAACGCGTCGTCAGAGAATGTGATTGGAAGAATATAGCCAATCAGTATGTCGATATGTATCAATTGGTTACTGATAGCACTGATAAACAAGTAGTGAAGCTGGTTTAA
- a CDS encoding glycosyltransferase family 2 protein, translating into MKYCIVSSKKSGDEKSGFYQWARAFNTCVLTPDEFCSKIHSSEEFDIIHIQCGEEDFEIISKIGENPFLKGKALLVLSLNRYLPEENELLDQYRCLLSHADQVIASDFAIKNNVYEKTGILAKDFAHPFDFEFYKNEISSKVKKNTFLLLSENIEKIKRELGYTYWLLSLLFNVKIANPYDDEKIIWDVIKNSRYVITLDNINDGGRIACLCAVAGSILISTARYETARVIFPLNVFPHGDMSRMREILKWIISSRTFRNYFKETALKNVLNFNWGNSKDNFLRLLGMQSCSNTLVSKKIIYNNNFSINDEIRPLSGPVEIKYEENQCAIVCLLKDGEEHLPAFLKHYRELGIVHFIFIDNGSKDNTLSILSNQADVTIYQSVLPHKYFEIEIRRHIAEKHCDGKWCMIVDIDELFDFPLSDKYSFSEFLQYNRIHGFNSIAAFMLDMFTTEEHMIYSSDGLDLKTTFRHYDISNVRRSPYFDSWNVAYNQWNSNKSEAICSYWGGVRKSVFKGIKHDTILLKHPLIFLDGHIKPITNAHFSDRAVLSDVTAVLYHYKFVPSFANKVNEINNNHNYVQFSQDEYKAYYKYLLKNKNISIQTANATILGNVNELIENGFLVASDRYKEYR; encoded by the coding sequence GTGAAATATTGCATTGTATCTTCTAAAAAGTCAGGAGATGAGAAGTCTGGATTTTATCAGTGGGCAAGGGCATTTAATACTTGTGTTTTGACTCCTGATGAGTTTTGCTCGAAGATTCATTCCTCTGAAGAATTTGATATCATACATATACAGTGCGGTGAAGAGGATTTTGAGATCATATCGAAAATAGGAGAGAATCCCTTTCTCAAAGGAAAGGCCCTGTTGGTATTGTCATTGAATAGATATTTGCCAGAGGAAAATGAACTACTCGATCAATACAGATGCTTACTCTCTCATGCTGATCAGGTAATTGCCTCTGATTTCGCTATCAAAAATAACGTTTATGAAAAGACGGGTATACTGGCTAAAGATTTTGCCCATCCATTTGATTTTGAGTTCTATAAAAATGAAATATCTAGTAAAGTAAAGAAGAATACTTTTTTGCTTCTCTCAGAAAATATAGAAAAAATTAAAAGGGAACTTGGATATACTTATTGGTTATTGTCTCTTTTATTCAATGTTAAAATTGCTAATCCTTATGATGATGAAAAGATTATATGGGATGTTATAAAGAACAGTAGATATGTTATTACCCTTGATAATATTAATGATGGTGGAAGAATTGCTTGTTTGTGCGCTGTAGCTGGTTCTATTTTAATTTCAACGGCCAGATATGAAACTGCAAGAGTGATCTTTCCTCTAAATGTTTTCCCTCATGGAGATATGTCTAGAATGAGAGAGATATTGAAGTGGATCATATCATCCAGAACCTTCAGAAACTATTTTAAAGAAACAGCTTTGAAAAATGTACTGAACTTTAACTGGGGAAATAGTAAAGATAATTTTTTGAGGTTGCTTGGAATGCAGTCTTGTTCCAATACCTTGGTATCAAAAAAAATTATATACAATAATAATTTTAGTATTAATGACGAAATCAGACCTTTATCTGGTCCTGTTGAAATAAAGTATGAAGAGAATCAATGTGCAATTGTTTGTCTGCTTAAAGATGGTGAGGAACATTTACCCGCATTTCTTAAACATTATAGAGAGCTTGGTATAGTTCACTTTATTTTTATTGACAATGGCTCAAAGGATAATACTCTTTCCATACTTTCCAATCAAGCTGATGTAACAATTTATCAATCTGTTTTGCCTCATAAATATTTTGAAATAGAAATAAGGAGACATATAGCAGAAAAGCATTGTGATGGCAAGTGGTGCATGATAGTGGATATTGATGAGTTATTCGATTTTCCTTTATCAGATAAATATTCATTTAGTGAGTTTCTTCAATACAACAGAATACATGGTTTTAATTCCATAGCTGCATTCATGTTAGATATGTTCACCACTGAAGAGCATATGATTTATAGCTCGGATGGACTTGATTTAAAAACTACTTTCAGGCATTATGATATATCCAATGTTCGGAGATCCCCTTATTTTGATTCATGGAATGTTGCCTATAATCAATGGAATTCTAACAAAAGTGAGGCAATTTGTAGTTATTGGGGAGGAGTGAGGAAGTCTGTTTTTAAGGGAATTAAGCATGATACGATTTTGCTAAAACACCCTTTGATATTTCTCGATGGTCATATAAAACCGATTACCAATGCTCACTTCTCTGATAGGGCTGTTTTGTCAGATGTTACAGCTGTTCTATATCATTATAAATTTGTTCCTTCATTTGCCAATAAAGTAAATGAAATCAATAATAACCATAATTATGTTCAGTTTTCACAAGATGAGTATAAGGCTTATTATAAATATTTATTGAAGAATAAAAATATAAGTATTCAGACTGCAAATGCTACAATTTTAGGGAATGTGAATGAATTGATAGAGAATGGTTTTTTAGTAGCTTCCGACAGATATAAAGAATACAGGTAA